Part of the Mytilus edulis chromosome 9, xbMytEdul2.2, whole genome shotgun sequence genome, ttttacatcccagctgttctagattactataaaaaaaaaacgctacATACGATTTAGTTTATAACGTCACATATTccttatacattgttatatacttattgtgattattgtaaataaactcatcatagataccagcactaaatttgtatatacgccagacactcgtttcgtctacaaaagactcatcagtgacgctcgaatccaaaacaaatataaaaaaaaagccagtTGAAAACTTTGAGATCCAGAATTCCTAAAAgtattgccaaatacagctaaggtaatctatgcctgaggtagaaaagccttataacttccaaaaaattaaaacttttgtaaacagtttataaataaaacaatatcaatgataattcatgtcagcacaaaaagtgctgaccattgggcttgtgataccctcggggaaataaatctccatcaGCAGCATAGATCAAAGCGAACTTATAAACCTATACATACAAGGCAAGATAAACTGTGGCTAAACGATGACTGCAAACAATTGTGTATAGAATACAGACGCACGTTGAAAcaatttaaccaaaataagtGTGAAGAAAACAGACTAATTTTAAATCTTGCTAAACAAAGATTTAAACGAAGTGAGAATAGTTTAAAAGACGATATAAAAAACAGAGAGGAAACATGTTGAGTTCTATGAGAAAAACGAATCCAAAGTACTTTTATCGAAAATTCAGGAAACAAAAAAAGCCCATACAAAGCAACATAAAATTAAACGATTTTGTGACgcattttaaaaactttagttTCTAAAGAAGAAATTGAAGACGGACCGGAAGTAGAAGTCAACAATAAAGTCATTTATGAAGAATTAGACCGACCTTTTACGGAGCAAGACATTGATGTTtgtgttaaaaaattgaaaactgaaaAAGCAACAGGCTATGACAATCTATTAAATTAACTTTTGAAGGAGTGTAAATTAGCCCTACTGCCACTGTTATGTAAACTTTTTAACGTAATACTTGTTACCGGTTGGTTTCAAGAAATATGGGTCAAGAGTGTTTTAGTTCCTCTATTTAAAAAAGGTCAAGTTGATTTTCGCTTGTGTCTCATGTTGGGAAATTGTTTACTTCTGTCCCTGGATATGGTACACACGACGCGATTTTTGCCCTTCATTCTATTGTATCAAAAAGTTTACGTAAAGGAAAACGTCTCTATTGTTGTTTAATTGATTTTGTCAAAGCTTTCGACAGTGTGTCACATTATGTTTTATGGCAAAAAATGTTATgaagtaaaatttttaaatctttatctttttatgtatgctgatgatacagtTCTCTTCAGCGAAAGTATTTCTGAATTACAAAAAATGATAGTTACTGTATATGATAGTTCATACAAGAATGGTTTTGACCTTAATTTAAGAAAAACCGAAATAGTTGTATTTCGTAACAAAGGTGTACTGAAAGAGAACAAAAAATGGTATTTGAATAGTAAAATGATAGAAATGTGTGATCAGTTTGTATATCTTGGCTTGTTATTAAACTATAACGATACGTTTACTGTAACACAGAAAACGCAATCTGAACAGGGTAGAAAGGCTACATTTTGTTTATTGAGTCAGATTTATGATGATTGTTATACCACCTAGACTTTGATATCCTTATTTGATACATATGTAACAAGTATTGTGAATTATGGTTGTGAAATATGGGGTTTCCGTAAGGGAGCTGATATAGAAACGCTTCATTTGTATTATTTGAAAAGAATTTTGAAAGTGAGAAAAACGACTGTAAACCATATGGTGTATTTGGAACTTGGGCGTTTACCATTGTATGTAAATAGATATGTAAGAATGGTACGTTACTGGTTGAAGTTATTAGAATCTAATAATTGTATATTGAATAGTATTTATGAAGATATGTACGAATCTAGTTTTGCCAAACCGAATGATAAACTCAATTGGAGTTGTAAAATAAGAGACATACTAAACAGGTAAGGATTTAATGATATGTGGTTAGCACAAAGTGTTGGAAATAGTCAATTATTTttgcatgaatttaaaaaaagaattgttgATAATTATATAGCTGAAGccttgtcattttttgaaaatacttcaaaatgtaatttatatcaatatatacatgATGGACATACTTTgcaattttatttgaatcgaCCATTGAACAGTTTATACCAGTCATATGtaactaaatataaaaacaattcacatTCACTTAATGTAGAAACTGGAAGATACTTTAATATATCCAGAAATGAGCGTGTTTGTAATATGTGTAATAAGAAAGTAATCGAAgacaaatatcattttatattagagtgtgataaatatgtaaatatcagaagtaaatatattaagatatattattataGAAACCCATTTACCTTCAAATTAGTTCAATTACTATCTGtaagaaatattaaagaattaaataatCTGTGTAAATACCTGTATGAGGCAGAGAAAATTCGTAACACTTGATTTTTGTTATGTACCTTTATTACCAATGTAAATTGTATGCATAACTCCGCTATATATTAATGCTGTATGTATTTATGTAAGctgtataatttgtgtatgtatttgatcctatgagctgtatatttgcttacggaataaagaattattatcaTAGTTTATACCCTTAATGAGCCTCGGACACAATGTTTAAGTATAATTTAACAGTGAGTTTGTATCCGGTCTTCCTGTAGTAGGGGTTTGAGACGTGAGTTTAAATGCTAAAAGTCTTGAGTTCGAATcacagcatatacactggatttttttctaCAACAATTTTGAAGGAAGTTTTTTCCGTATAAATAATTCTAAGTTTTATTGTGGATTATGCATTCCCATCAAAATGTTAGTAAAGAAAGTGTAGCATGTAAACAAATACACTTAAGCTAAGGTTAAATGAGCCAGAGTTCCAGACACCCCTTAGTAGAACAAAGGCGCTGGGATGTaattatgcataccacttaagttTTGTGGGCGTTATTTAAAATAACTAGGATTTTACTGAGGAAAATAcgtagtttaatttttttttaatgcagaaCGCTTAGGTAAAAAGGGTGGAATTTCTTAACTTTAACAAGCTTTCAAATGCATGCCCACCGATCTtgttcaaattttcatatttaatttataacaatataaaacatttatccaaattattaaaatacgtagcttcgtttcggGTGAATTTATTCTAGACGCCATTTAATTAACTGTCGAGTTGACCTCCGATTgccatataagcgatataaacataaatgtagTTATAAATAGATATCCGACTCGTGCATTTGAATTTTTGTAGGTcagtttaatttcatattatagattaaaatcatatgttaatcatcgtttttacctgtttaagaatgatttattttgtggatcgaatcaggcAGTTTACTGATTTACCTTTTTTCACTTTCAAAattgacattcttttcttttaataacTAAACACGCACAATGTATGCGATATcaatctctagctaaggggtaaAAATGGATAATAAACAATtattatagattattgttgatcCTCTCAATGAGATTGGTTTTCTCGCTTAAACCGGGAAGGCGAAAGCGagaaagcaatcgagttgagatgacctatgacgacgttgtcaattccatgtcaatttcattagcaatgccacgttcctccttagtttctagcaataattttccatcccaagcgagtagcatgatatgaaaaattatcaccaaaacaattcaaaggaaaagtgcacaaaatagcgatttatcgtaaattttgatattaaatttccCGTAAAGATATAGATATCAGGATAAAGAAAATGGCAGTGTTCATCGTTAGCATAGGCTTTATTTAGATTTGGTTCTTTACATAAAGATAAACTTAtgtgaaattaaaattatagaatttaaaatggatagtatctatgatgagtttatctactaTAAGTTAGAAGATCATTACTTAAGGTACAAAATAAGCTAAAACTATTGATAGTTTATGCATCTCCTTATCGAgatattcaaattaataaaaatggcAAGTAAAGACTGACTCGAACTTTCaacttatatttgcattggtattattttggTCAAATCAGGTCAGTTCAGCAAGACAAATGTACacactgaagtcgtcattattgaacgCCAATATATTATCGAAATATCTAAATTTATGTATCAAATGTCGTATGATGTCAATGCTCACATCTGAATgagttaattttcttttttaatatagtACTTGTCTTATattaattaatataataatatcGAAATCCTTTTAGGttaatttgaaaaaagacaataaattGCTAATTGTATTGAATGTCAATTTAAATAGAATTAGGCAAGAAATTAtcggtaaatttataaaaatgaatttagtattgtttgtattgtattgtttgctATTGTTTGAGTTTTATTCGGACATGAGTGTTTATGATATTACAGTGTTATATGTAAGAGTATTTGTTAAGCTtaacttttaaacattttatttttattttagtgtaTAGTAAAGCATGTCGATGAAAAAGAAAGTTGTCCACATCCTGGATGTGATTTAGTCATTGGGGAGCAATCTAAAACGATGCTGTTATTCAAAGCCATCCTATCGAAACAGTTCAAAGAATACGAGTCTGCATATACACCACTGGTTGAAATTGGTGGCAGTAATCAGTATATCAACATTACCGGTCTTACTGGAGAGTCCACCACAGTATTATTCTTTCCGTCGATGACAATTGACCAATTGAAAAGCGagatacataaaaaaatgaacCATAAAGAGGACAGGCAAAAGCTACTCTATGATGGAAAAGAGATGAGTGTAAGTTAATATATACATACTAACTAAGGAGATCTTGGTTACCTGTGAACGAAAAAAACATCCACCCACACCTAAAAGGGCAATAAGACGAGAACAGTATACAGCTACAAATTTCAAAGGTCACTAAACGCGAATAGGGAACCGAAAAACTAGTAAGGAAACAAGGGTACAAATTAtataccagagctttcacgatccaATCTTAATAGGTGTTCTTtcatgatatttatatataccgaATGAAAGTCGTGTCTACACCTCTACACTGGAGCTCGAATAGTCGAAAGGCCTTTTCAAATACGAAGAGCATTAAAAACCggaggttttgccaaatacgttAAAAGttgtttatattgattttaagCTTGAAAGAGTTTacaaatgtcttatcgtttgtagctGTATATCTTATTTTTTCTGTTCATTCGTGTTTTAGGGGAAAGATAATTAACCACccagttcatttataagatttGTTTATTTGGGTCAACTAAATTCAAACTATGTATTTGGTTTACAGTGTGATTTAGAAGAAATACTGATACAGacaagataagataagatatattttattaaagtgtcaccatccattacagtatatttatatatatatatatatataaacaagtctaaattgaaaactacgttcaaacctatgattgcgttggataaaaaccgcaatttttatacgtgtgcatataaaacaaatttcgttgtagaagggtctaaatacagcacaaacaacatttttcaaaagaacaaaaaagtgaaaaagtatatctaaacaaaacgcatttgactaacaggtcgaacaactgttttaaataataatgtgcgatatgaactagcacaattctaaagcTTAAACGGTGTCGCcaattatgatgttacaagaaagattgcgtcaataagaattccaaataaacacCATTTAAgctttagaattgtgctagtttatatcgcacattattatttttatttaaagcatatatttgaactctctgatgtaattagtcatataacctatgtcgtgtttaaaacaaatttttagaattgtGCAGGCGTCTtacctgatgttcggtttgacttttttattgtataaatgtcAAGATTGTAACAGCTTAATCTAAGTAGACTGACAATTGATTCATTCAACATCACAATCATATATACCGATGAAGGATAcatgttatccgaaatatttataaataattacatttatagttccttttcatgttattggtgttgttatgtacactttttaggcgtttatatgtatacatatacacATAAAGTCATAAGAGCCTAACATTCAGTAAAAGGATGCCAGCCTTAAACGACTTGTGACACACTATCCTTAAAACAAACACAtttaatactttatttggccttttaacattttttgattcgagcgtcactgatgagtcttttgtaaacgaaacgcgcgtctggtgtaaatgtAAAATTCAATCCTGATAtttatgacgagtttatttaatacatatataaaaggataactttgttacattaaaaaatgtatttcgtaaataaaaaaacccaacaacatatAAAATTTCTAGATGACATGTTTTCGTCGGTAAAACATAGAATAAAGGGAACTAGCTAAAAGAAGAACCATAATTATCATTATACATAAGATAACGAAGTTTTTCAATAAATACTCAAAATCAACAGGCATATAAATTATTCATGGGTGATAACAGAGTTAAAACAACCATTAAAAATAAAGCGAGAGGAAATAGCTAAATTATACAATTAATTAACTTATTACTAccacaattttatataaataaatattgtaatttcaattgtaattgatacatgttatatcagaattacaaacctaatcttgaaCTCTATCctgttttttggaattttttagaaattttaatgtgacgtcacttttgcgCATCGATATCTTTGGCTAACATAGAATATGTTGTTCGGCTTAGCTGTTTGTGTGCTGGTTTGGGTTTTTTACGTATTCGTTTTCATTCTGTGGTAAGTCACCAGTTCGATGTTATCATGTACATCTATTATatagtattatttttaaatttactgtttgcaaaagtatgaattattataatactaaggatattcttatcccaggcagatactattagccgtatttgacacaactttttggaatttttagtcctcaatgctcttctacttgCAAATTCTACTACTTGTagttgttttggctttcaaacttttttaatctgagcgtcacagatgagtcttatgtagacgaaacacgtgtctggcgtattaaattataagcctggtaccctttgttagctattattagtgtgtttctctgtcctatattttcttccatttatttgtattgatgTCCGGCCATTTAATGtattcattttaatgttatatttaacattgctataaaagcaggaggtttggctagccacaaaaccaggttcaacccaccgttTTGTCTTTAAAATGTCATGTATCAAGTCAGAACATGGCCATTGATATATTATAGGTCGTTctgtatataaaggcaacagtagtataccgctgttcaaaagtcattaatcgatagagaaaaaccaaatccgggttacaaactacaaCTGAGGTAAACGtgtcaaatataagagaactacaacacaatagagacacaacaccgaaatgtaaaacacacagaaactaactataatgtaacaatggccattttcctgacttggtacagggcatttttatgaaaaattgtgGGTTgtacctggttttgtggcatgccaaacttcccgctttaatggcagtgttaaccataacattaaaatgacaacattacacgacagggctacaataaataaatgggaaAAAATACAGGatagagaaacaaacgaataatagccatcaaaaggtaaccggttaaaaaatatttttatacgccagacgctcgctACGTCCACACGAAACTATGCTCAGATGAAAAacagtttgaaagccataacaacttcAAAGTTAAAGATcgtcgaggaccaaaagttccaaaaagttgtgaggccagggttatccgcctggaacaaaaacatcattattatcaagaataatacatagatACATAGatttgaaaacagtaaatttaaaaaatgactatataatagatatacatgattaaactgaagtggtgactagctaaagaataaaaacgaatatATGACAATCACAGCCGTGTTAGCCATAGTCATTGCAACACCCAAAGTGacgtgacgtcacatttaaatttctaaaacgtgttccgaaaacaagaaagaatttggatgaaattcaagaCTAGATTTGTATGACTCatctaacttatattaataacagtgaaaattataaaatattaagatttaGTTGTAGTAAGTAGTAATTAGATAactaattgtattatctagctttgtCAGTGTTTCTTCTGATTGTCTTTTAGAAGggtttgaatgaattctgcttcatacaagtacaaaaacaaatcggctaGTAGGGGTGCaaaattagtacccattggaataccgattgtctgttgaaatatgaatcctccaaactcaacaaatatatggTCAATCAAAAAGTCCATCATTTTAATAGTATCATTGTCAGTGTATTTCTGGTAGATtcagtgtggttcttcacaaaatatgaattattgtaacccaaaacaagaaatttgtatctacgattcccatttatATAAAGATAGCTTTGTTTAATGAGATGCTGGAGTCGATCTGttaactgagcatggggaatagtagtctCATAAATCAGTCATGGCTGGATACCGATATTTTAACTTCgatttaaatctttatttttatttttatactaataTTATGATGTATATGATATTGTTCTGTATtggtatgtgacactataataaaatattctgtctgtctgtctgtctgtctgtatgtctgtcTGATATAAACATAACTATAAATATGAATAGATATCAGACTCGTGCAATATAATTTTACTTTGTCTGTTTAATTTCGAATTATAGTTTagaaatatatgttaatcatcgtgTTTACCAGTATAAAATGATTTTGTGTGACGAataagtcaatcaaatgattcacctttgtttcactttcaattttaacatttgtttcCTTTGAATCATTGAACACGCACAATGCATACGGTATTTCATCTCTAGTCaaaggttaaattgaagttcacatgaatacagatttaatgagtttgaattattcacttattcatcatcaaaaattgaacaatACTGGCTGttaaagcaatatatatatcatttcactatttcacttaaatcaatgattgaacaaaatatcatattttagattttttttaaacatacctTGTAGCTAGCACCCATTTTAATAAAATGGCTTTCAATTTTTCCatgcattttgtaaaaaaacaaatttcaaaacgTTGTTACATACGTATACACAAGCTAATTGAACAAGTTTGAATgtataaacactatagtgaccagggaacgtcaccatctaaaaatggataatattataaacaattatttcttttatCGTAAAATTTGGTATAGATCTTCCCGTTAAAGATATAGATACTAGTAGCAGGATCAATGCAATggcagtgttcattgttagtataagctttatttaaagttagttcttTATACTAAGAGTAACTTAGGTggaattaaaattaaagaatttaaaatttatactataAGTTAGAAGATCATTacttaaagcctcggtcacaccttaccggatagctcgatcggacgcctaacggataactttttttcaatccgttcatgtccgttagacgtgcgttcttatccgttagacgtccgttcatatccgttgcatgtccgttaagcgtacgttttatccgtcgacgtccgttctgtccgttggaaaattttgagcatgttcaaaactttgaacggacttccaacggataaaatgtccgttgaacgtccgttagccATCTGTTTTGTACGgaactcgtccgtttcgtttccgttttgtatctgttacgtgtccgttatacatccgttggaggtctggaagataaattcaccaacggacttctatcggacgtttaacggacaaaacggatgttgaacggatgagaaacggacttctaccggacgtataacgaataaaacggatgatgaacggatccgaaacggataaatgccaaatgaaaatttcgcgtcagaaatgccaattattggtatgtcagatttcttaaggttcatgaattcttgttattcataatcgatcttagagtataggcacgtcttcacaatcaagcagttctcattcaggccagacactgccctttggcggaattttgaagaacaaaccaaaaccagttacacagaaacattttgaatatttatgcgatttacatgtattataattgtcgcctttgatttttccgtatatcttgtttatccgttttatccggtacgcttccgttaggtgtccatTTTATGCGTTACTCGTCCGTTGGTTGTActttcgacatccgttctgtccggtacgagTCCGTTTCTGGAACTTTGCATATCCGATGTgtgtccgttaggcatccgttacATGTCCGTTTTATTCgatcagtacatcaacggactcccaacggataacaattttgtcaacagacaacttttattttcatccgttaggcgtccgttcatGCTATCCGGTAAGGTATGACCGAGGCTttacggatagctcgaacggatgcctaacggataccttttttcaatccgttcatgtccgttaagcgtccgttcTTATCTGTTAGACGTCTGtacatatccgttgcatgtccgtttagtatacgttttatccgtcgacgtccgttctgtccgttggaaatttttgagcatgttcaaaactttgaacggacgtctaacggatgaaatgtccgttgaacgtccgttaggcgtccgttttgtacggtactcgtccgtttcgtttccgtttagaatccgttacgtgtccgttattcatccgttggaggtctggaagataaattcaccaacggacttctaccggacgtttaacggataaaacggatgttgaacgaatgagaaacggacttctaccggacgtataacggataaaacggacgataaacggatctgaaacggataaatgccaattgaaaatttcgcgtcagaattGCCAATTATTGGtttgtcagatttcttaaggttcatgaattcttattattcataatcgatcttagagttagggcacgtcttcacaatcaagcatcTCTTTTTTTAGGCCAGACATTGCCCTatggcggcattttgaagaacaaaccaacaTTTACACACaaaatttttgtatatttaagcaatttacatgtattagtattttcgcctttaatttttccgtatatcttgttcatccgttttatccggtacgcttccgttaggtgtccgttttatgcggtactcgtccgttggatatACGTTCGatatccgttctgtccggtacgtttccgtttttcgtacgttgcatatccggtgtgtgtccgttatgcactCGTTACACGTCCATTGTATTCGGTCAGGACATCAACGGACtaccaacggataacaattttgtcaacggtcaacttttattttcatccgttagacgtccgttcgtgATATCCGGTAAGGTAGACCGAGGCTTTAGGGACAAAATAAGATAAAACTATTGATAGTTTATGCAGCTCCTTATCAAGATATTCAATTTAATAAGAATGGCAGGTAAAGGCTGACTCTGACTTCTAGCTTATATTTGAATTGGTATTATTTGGGGGCAAATCAGATGAGTTCAGCAGGACAAATCTCTTAAAGTACacactgaagtcgtcattattgaaagCTAATATGTTATCGAAATATctaaaagttttattaaatttgtgtatcaaatGTCGTTACGATGTCAATGCTTACATCTGAATggcttaattttctttttttaagatcATAGTTAAGTGTCTGAATAGATCAAAATTCATTAAAGTGCTTCTGTTGTGTCgttattctcctcttatatttaagtGTTCATAAAATGTTGGAGTGTAGAGAAGTACAAGATATCAGTGTGCTTCAAAAATTCTTATTGGAAAAGGAATAGGTGCTTATTTTTCTTAATTAGTGTTCGTCATACAAAGAATCACTTGGAGTGCTTATCAATGTATATTTCAGTTTGGAGGATTTCAGACAAATAAGTCCACTAGGTTGtgtgttttgtatgtttttttcctaCTCACcctgttttatataaaaaacaaaaaaagtatattgCAAAAACAAGTTTATTGTGCAATAACTGAactaaaacatgtatatatttgtatttgttaaaaagCGACTTTATACAAAGTCGTGCAATGCTATACAGTTTTAAAAGTGATATCTTGAACATTGCAGGTTTATGGAACAAACGGTGTGATGTCTACTCTCTCAGAATATGGTGTTAAACCTAATTCTACTATCTGCGTAGTAATTTGTTTATACAGCATTCCAGAACATTTTGATGATGTAGTTTTTGATCTGCATTGGGGATATCCAAGCAAACAAGTAGATTTTCTTGATGCGTCATGTCTTCTTTTTCAAGGCGCGGTATACCAAAGTGTTATTGATTGGAGGCACACACAATCTATTGCAGTACGCCATTCGGGGGATGTGATGGACTCACGGCGTCGAATTGGCCATCATACAATAAAAGTTTCATTGCAAAAGATTCCATCAAATGTCACACATCTGTTTTTCGTATTGAGTGCTTGGAGTTCTCCAAATATAGCTCAGTATCCAAATCCAAGTCTGAAATTTTATGATGCCTCAAAACCGGGAAAGAATCTTTGCAAAACAACGTTTCATCATGCAAGAAACTCACAAGCTGTAATCATGTGTTCAATGTCAAGGAACACCCACGGCCATTGGGAAATATTTGAATCTGGTCAACTTTCGGCGGGTAATGCGAAAAACTACCCACGTCTGATTCGTACTATACAGCAATTAATTTCTAGAGGTGTATAAAACACAAATGAAGATTAAATTAAATTCGGCATGAAACATTGAATCCATCTGAATCGATTTTGTTTTCAGCTAAATTTGTTTCTTGAGTAAGCTTAGAAAACTGGTTTAAAAATTAACCTGCAACTAATCGTTATCAGCCTATATTGATGTGGTCGTTACATTGATTAAGAAATAggtatttcttattttttttttattgaattcaaTTTGCTTATATGTATTGGTTGAAACACACTATatcttattttccttttttcctgtattttttgtaaaaactGTATGTACACGTAAACATTTGACAAATAAaatgtcgtatgattgccaataagacaatgaCCACATGAgaacataaaaagaaaacaaccgtAGTACTGAAAACGAAAGCCACTTTATATCACCATTCAGCCTTCAATAAATTATACCGTAAATCAAGGTGTAAAAGTCCCGGTATCCAAATATAAGAGACAATTTAATGCCGAAAATTAAAACTGCAAGCAAATATGGCAG contains:
- the LOC139487569 gene encoding uncharacterized protein; the encoded protein is MACIICQADKLRNEYPPHNVSKDCNHPSLICLRCIVKHVDEKESCPHPGCDLVIGEQSKTMLLFKAILSKQFKEYESAYTPLVEIGGSNQYINITGLTGESTTVLFFPSMTIDQLKSEIHKKMNHKEDRQKLLYDGKEMSVYGTNGVMSTLSEYGVKPNSTICVVICLYSIPEHFDDVVFDLHWGYPSKQVDFLDASCLLFQGAVYQSVIDWRHTQSIAVRHSGDVMDSRRRIGHHTIKVSLQKIPSNVTHLFFVLSAWSSPNIAQYPNPSLKFYDASKPGKNLCKTTFHHARNSQAVIMCSMSRNTHGHWEIFESGQLSAGNAKNYPRLIRTIQQLISRGV